The following proteins are encoded in a genomic region of Dioscorea cayenensis subsp. rotundata cultivar TDr96_F1 chromosome 8, TDr96_F1_v2_PseudoChromosome.rev07_lg8_w22 25.fasta, whole genome shotgun sequence:
- the LOC120266676 gene encoding glycine-rich protein 5-like: protein MVKTCVLVCIVLAIALAHDHALARPTPEHVQEMNTKNPVAAGAGVGDKKNFVFGGVGAGVGGGVGVVGFPVFGGVGGLGGVGGVGGVGGLGGVGGLGGAGGLGGVGGGVGGLGGVGGGVGGGAGGGVGGGGILP, encoded by the coding sequence ATGGTTAAGACTTGTGTGCTTGTTTGCATTGTGCTAGCAATTGCACTAGCTCATGATCATGCATTGGCAAGACCAACTCCTGAACATGTTCAGGAGATGAACACCAAGAATCCGGTGGCCGCCGGCGCTGGAGTCGGAGATAAGAAGAACTTTGTTTTTGGAGGTGTAGGTGCCGGTGTTGGTGGTGGAGTTGGTGTTGTTGGCTTTCCGGTGTTTGGTGGCGTTGGTGGTCTTGGTGGTGTTGGTGGCGTTGGAGGTGTTGGCGGTTTAGGTGGTGTCGGAGGACTTGGAGGTGCCGGAGGACTTGGTGGTGTTGGTGGTGGCGTTGGAGGACTTGGTGGTGTTGGTGGTGGCGTTGGtggtggtgctggtggtggtgttggtggtggtggtattCTTCCGTGA